A window from Glaciimonas sp. PCH181 encodes these proteins:
- a CDS encoding 4-hydroxyphenylacetate 3-hydroxylase family protein, translating into MLMSSAEYRESLRRYSPTVYVDGRKVDSVADEPAFLPGINALGVTYDYALEEKYAPIMLAKQHTSGKTINRMLHINTSSGDLLNKLEAVRLLCQETGCAQRYLAHDALNAIYQVTHRIDADKGTTYGQNFLNYLHEVQDRDLSLGIAMTDAKGDRSKKPHEQANPDTYVHIVERTAKGILISGTKAIVTGAPYMHEFLVMPCRNMSEQDAEFAVCCAVPCDAPGLTIVARPAGRPGEKAALFSNKFGQSTGVVIFDKVFVPWERVFYAGEWEHSGYMTYNYATHHRHSCIGARAGFGDLLIGAGALMCEANGFDPGKENHLREQMVELIKITEGFYACGVASSVYAKMDEGSNSFVPDPVFSNIGKLLLSTQIYDMHRIAHYVSGGLIVALPGPDEDHNPATAATLSEVLRANPDVPYEKRIQTARFIEDLTASYQGGWYSVISLHGGGSPAAMKQEIYRNYPIGSKVELVERLLDRGLVEEPGRAISANKQPGKCCSTGCTVPGQAVMVEMPQTTKKLENS; encoded by the coding sequence ATGTTGATGTCTTCTGCAGAATATCGCGAGTCGCTGCGTCGTTACTCGCCAACGGTGTACGTCGATGGCCGAAAAGTCGATTCGGTTGCCGATGAACCAGCATTCTTGCCAGGCATCAACGCGCTTGGCGTGACGTACGACTATGCCCTGGAAGAAAAGTACGCGCCGATTATGCTAGCTAAACAGCATACGTCCGGCAAAACGATTAATCGCATGCTGCACATCAATACCAGCAGCGGCGACCTGTTGAATAAGCTGGAGGCGGTGCGTCTGCTGTGTCAGGAAACCGGCTGCGCGCAGCGGTATCTTGCCCATGATGCGTTAAATGCGATCTACCAAGTCACGCATCGCATCGATGCGGATAAAGGTACGACTTACGGTCAAAACTTTCTGAATTATCTGCACGAAGTGCAAGATCGCGATCTGTCGCTAGGGATCGCGATGACGGATGCCAAAGGCGACCGCAGCAAAAAGCCGCACGAGCAAGCCAATCCCGATACCTACGTGCATATTGTTGAGCGCACTGCAAAAGGCATCCTTATTTCGGGCACCAAAGCCATCGTGACTGGCGCGCCGTATATGCATGAGTTTCTGGTCATGCCTTGTCGAAATATGTCGGAGCAAGATGCGGAGTTCGCGGTTTGCTGCGCGGTTCCTTGTGACGCACCGGGATTGACGATTGTGGCGCGTCCGGCGGGACGTCCGGGTGAGAAAGCGGCGTTGTTCAGCAATAAGTTTGGTCAATCTACGGGCGTGGTCATTTTCGATAAAGTGTTCGTCCCCTGGGAGCGCGTGTTCTATGCGGGTGAATGGGAGCATTCCGGCTATATGACCTATAACTACGCGACGCATCATCGGCACAGCTGCATCGGCGCACGTGCCGGTTTTGGCGATTTGCTGATAGGCGCAGGGGCGCTAATGTGCGAGGCGAACGGTTTTGATCCGGGCAAGGAAAATCATCTGCGCGAACAAATGGTGGAGTTGATCAAGATTACAGAGGGTTTTTACGCTTGCGGCGTGGCCTCATCGGTATACGCCAAAATGGATGAAGGATCGAACAGCTTTGTCCCCGATCCGGTCTTTTCTAATATCGGTAAATTGCTGTTATCGACGCAAATCTACGATATGCATCGCATCGCGCACTATGTTTCGGGAGGATTGATTGTTGCGTTGCCAGGACCGGACGAGGACCATAATCCGGCGACTGCGGCGACTCTGTCGGAAGTGCTGCGGGCGAATCCAGATGTGCCTTATGAAAAGCGGATACAGACGGCGCGTTTTATCGAGGATTTAACCGCCTCGTATCAGGGCGGCTGGTATTCTGTGATCAGCTTGCACGGCGGTGGATCGCCAGCGGCAATGAAGCAGGAAATTTATCGCAATTATCCGATCGGCAGCAAGGTGGAATTGGTTGAACGTTTGTTAGATCGTGGCTTAGTGGAAGAGCCGGGTCGGGCAATTTCTGCCAATAAACAACCGGGAAAATGTTGTTCGACTGGTTGCACAGTTCCAGGTCAGGCGGTCATGGTGGAGATGCCGCAGACGACTAAAAAATTGGAAAATAGCTGA
- a CDS encoding TetR/AcrR family transcriptional regulator, producing the protein MKTIPDTATAPSPDAARTDKPSTVRLRAVNDLKRQMILQAARRVFEKDGLLKANVRAIASEAGYTASAIYNHYENKEEIYGDLLQQSLEQLNAAVREHHNDALPAAERITHDAMAFYDFYLKNPRELDLGFYFFQEMKPLGLTPTLNEHLNQRLRDALGGVEAGLRECGCSAALAARETTALFGHCVGLLLLTHTGRIRMFGQDGRELFAMYVDGLISRSLQQTLP; encoded by the coding sequence TTGAAAACAATACCGGATACAGCTACCGCGCCATCACCCGATGCAGCGCGCACGGATAAGCCCAGCACCGTTCGCTTGCGAGCAGTCAACGATCTGAAACGCCAGATGATTCTGCAAGCAGCGCGGCGCGTCTTCGAAAAAGACGGTCTGCTAAAAGCGAATGTCCGCGCCATTGCCAGTGAAGCTGGGTACACCGCTAGCGCTATCTACAATCATTACGAAAACAAGGAAGAAATATATGGCGATCTGCTCCAGCAATCGCTGGAACAACTCAACGCCGCTGTTCGCGAACATCATAACGATGCCCTTCCTGCAGCAGAACGAATTACACACGACGCGATGGCGTTTTATGACTTTTATTTAAAAAATCCGAGAGAGCTCGATCTGGGATTTTATTTTTTTCAGGAAATGAAACCGCTCGGACTGACGCCCACACTCAATGAACATCTGAATCAACGTTTGCGTGATGCGCTAGGTGGCGTGGAAGCCGGATTAAGGGAATGTGGATGTTCCGCAGCTTTAGCGGCAAGAGAAACCACAGCCCTGTTCGGTCATTGCGTCGGTTTATTGCTGTTGACGCATACCGGACGCATCCGCATGTTCGGTCAGGATGGCCGGGAATTATTTGCGATGTATGTGGATGGACTGATTAGCCGATCATTGCAACAAACCCTGCCTTAA
- the ylqF gene encoding ribosome biogenesis GTPase YlqF: MSIQWFPGHMNAARKKAAEAMEKVDMIIEVLDARIPQASCNPMIEQLRLFRQRPCLKILNKSDLADPVATQAWISYYNAQKGVHAVALSCKKPSDVLKVPGLALALAPHRGTPLKPLRMMIMGIPNVGKSTLMNALLKKRVAAVGDEPAVTKVQQRLYMNKNMVLIDTPGMLWPKIALPSDGMMLAASHAVGVNALIEEEVATYLADVLLQRYPQLVAARYSMEITEATDGVDVVEGVAIRRGYRLKGSGFDVEKAANTLLQDFRTGALGRISLETPQSRAESLAQHQQELLEKQQAKDDVIAAAAAEELLYNPPRDVSDT; the protein is encoded by the coding sequence ATGTCCATACAATGGTTCCCCGGCCACATGAACGCTGCCCGCAAAAAGGCGGCGGAAGCCATGGAAAAGGTCGATATGATCATCGAAGTGCTGGATGCCCGCATTCCGCAGGCCAGCTGCAATCCGATGATCGAGCAATTACGGCTGTTTCGCCAGCGTCCTTGCCTCAAAATTCTGAATAAAAGTGATCTCGCCGATCCGGTCGCCACACAAGCGTGGATTAGCTATTACAACGCGCAAAAGGGCGTTCACGCCGTTGCGCTGAGCTGCAAAAAGCCGTCCGATGTTCTCAAAGTGCCGGGTTTAGCGTTAGCGCTGGCACCGCATCGTGGCACGCCGCTTAAACCTTTGCGCATGATGATCATGGGTATTCCTAACGTCGGTAAATCGACGTTGATGAATGCTTTGCTGAAAAAACGTGTCGCTGCCGTTGGCGATGAGCCTGCGGTGACCAAAGTGCAGCAGCGTTTATACATGAACAAAAACATGGTGTTGATCGATACGCCCGGTATGTTGTGGCCGAAGATTGCCTTGCCGAGTGATGGCATGATGTTGGCCGCCAGCCATGCCGTTGGCGTGAATGCCTTGATCGAAGAAGAAGTGGCGACGTATCTGGCCGACGTATTGCTACAGCGTTATCCGCAATTAGTTGCTGCTCGCTACAGTATGGAAATTACGGAAGCTACGGACGGTGTTGATGTCGTTGAAGGCGTCGCCATTCGTCGCGGTTATCGGCTTAAAGGCAGTGGCTTCGATGTGGAAAAGGCCGCAAACACGTTGTTGCAGGATTTTCGTACCGGCGCGCTTGGACGTATTTCATTAGAGACGCCGCAGAGTCGTGCAGAAAGCCTGGCGCAGCATCAGCAAGAATTGCTGGAAAAGCAGCAAGCCAAGGATGATGTGATCGCTGCCGCAGCTGCGGAAGAGCTTTTATATAATCCGCCGAGAGATGTTTCGGACACCTGA
- a CDS encoding histone deacetylase family protein → MTTAFYTHPDCKLHEMGAWHPESPQRLQAIEDQLISSRIAQWLDYRQAPDIDEAALVTAIGRVHSPEAIELVRTNSLALADSGELHYPLDADTFLNKHSWQAALQAVSTAIAATDAVIDGELENAFCSIRPPGHHATHAAPMGFCMFNNVAIAARHALEVRGLERVAIVDFDVHHGNGTEQAFLQEPRVLMVSFFQHPFYPFSGTEDAPANIVNVPVPAYSGGDVVRQLVIEKWLPALHAHRPQMIFISAGFDAHREDEMGQMSLVEADYAWITQQIMQVADQYAEGRVVSCLEGGYHLSALGRSVVAHLKVLAALD, encoded by the coding sequence ATGACAACTGCTTTTTATACCCATCCCGACTGCAAATTGCACGAAATGGGTGCCTGGCATCCAGAGTCGCCGCAGCGGCTGCAAGCGATTGAAGATCAATTGATTTCAAGCCGTATTGCTCAATGGCTCGATTATCGGCAAGCGCCGGATATCGATGAAGCCGCGCTGGTGACGGCGATTGGGCGCGTGCATAGTCCCGAAGCGATTGAATTGGTGCGCACCAATTCGCTGGCGCTGGCCGACAGCGGCGAACTCCACTACCCCTTGGATGCCGATACATTTCTCAATAAACATAGCTGGCAAGCGGCATTGCAGGCCGTCAGCACGGCGATTGCGGCCACTGATGCTGTTATCGATGGCGAGCTGGAGAACGCATTTTGTTCGATACGGCCACCCGGTCATCACGCCACGCATGCCGCCCCGATGGGATTTTGCATGTTCAATAATGTCGCCATTGCTGCTCGCCATGCGCTTGAAGTGCGCGGCTTGGAACGCGTGGCGATAGTGGATTTTGATGTTCATCATGGCAACGGGACCGAGCAAGCCTTCTTGCAAGAGCCGAGGGTCTTGATGGTCAGTTTTTTCCAGCATCCGTTTTATCCATTTAGCGGCACCGAAGATGCCCCCGCAAACATCGTGAATGTCCCCGTGCCAGCTTATTCCGGCGGCGATGTGGTGCGTCAGCTTGTGATCGAAAAATGGTTGCCCGCGTTACACGCGCATCGACCGCAAATGATTTTTATTTCAGCGGGTTTTGATGCGCATCGCGAAGATGAAATGGGCCAAATGTCATTGGTCGAGGCCGACTATGCATGGATTACGCAGCAGATCATGCAAGTAGCCGATCAATACGCAGAAGGGCGCGTCGTCAGTTGTCTGGAAGGCGGCTATCATTTATCGGCGCTAGGCCGCAGTGTTGTGGCGCATTTGAAAGTATTAGCGGCGTTGGACTAA
- a CDS encoding MoxR family ATPase → MFAKIHAVAKQVNQIVVGKDLQIRQALVCLLAGGHLLIEDVPGVGKTTLAHALAISLGLRFNRLQFTSDLLPADIVGISVFDREKNNFVFHPGPVFTQVLLADEINRATPKTQSALLEAMEERQVTAEGRTRDLPEPFFVIATQNPSHQVGTFALPESQLDRFLMCLSLGYPDAAAERALLLGEDRRILLKSLQKVMEPTELIDARLSLRQIHTSTSLIDYVQALAQASRQDGLFAEGMSPRAAIALVQAARAWAALEGRNHVIPEDIQAVLVPVVAHRLRPLKSRNGAGTALGSRDLVLQLLKSVPV, encoded by the coding sequence ATGTTCGCAAAAATCCATGCAGTCGCAAAACAAGTTAACCAAATTGTCGTCGGTAAGGATCTGCAAATTCGCCAGGCGCTGGTTTGTCTGCTGGCTGGCGGCCATTTACTGATTGAAGACGTTCCGGGAGTAGGTAAAACCACGCTGGCACACGCATTGGCAATCTCGCTAGGACTGCGCTTTAACCGCCTACAGTTCACCAGCGATTTACTGCCAGCCGATATTGTCGGCATTTCAGTGTTTGATCGTGAGAAAAATAACTTCGTATTCCATCCCGGCCCAGTTTTTACGCAAGTCTTGCTGGCCGATGAAATCAATCGGGCCACGCCAAAAACCCAATCGGCATTATTAGAAGCGATGGAAGAACGGCAAGTCACGGCAGAAGGACGCACGCGCGATCTACCTGAGCCGTTTTTTGTGATTGCGACACAAAATCCATCGCACCAAGTCGGCACTTTTGCGCTGCCGGAGTCGCAACTTGACCGTTTTCTGATGTGTTTGTCGCTGGGCTATCCGGATGCGGCGGCGGAACGGGCGTTGTTGCTGGGCGAAGACCGGCGCATCTTGCTCAAATCCTTGCAAAAAGTGATGGAACCGACCGAGTTAATCGATGCACGGCTTAGCTTGCGACAAATTCATACCTCGACTTCATTAATTGATTATGTGCAGGCGTTGGCACAAGCGTCACGTCAGGATGGCTTGTTTGCCGAGGGCATGAGTCCGCGTGCCGCCATCGCGTTGGTGCAGGCGGCCAGAGCCTGGGCCGCGCTTGAGGGCCGCAATCATGTTATTCCAGAAGATATACAGGCGGTGCTGGTGCCGGTCGTAGCGCATCGATTACGCCCGTTAAAATCGCGTAATGGTGCCGGGACCGCCTTGGGAAGTCGCGATCTGGTACTGCAATTATTAAAATCCGTACCGGTTTGA
- a CDS encoding DUF58 domain-containing protein has translation MKFPFRPREGEPEIGEVYLGQRRVYIMPSRPGCAFLVILLLLFIGAINYNLSLGFALTFVLAACAVIDMHLTFRNMAFLHLSASQNSPVFAGQEALFTLQVINRRKHPRYAIWLGFIGADLPVMEQPIDIASAASCSVVLSTPTLERGWLAAPRVRLQTRFPLGLLRSWCYWQPDGIVLVYPQPESHESSPALPMTALANTTGNATAGHEDFAGVRAYQAGDSLKHLAWRQIAKLNSDGETSLITKHFEGGAASDLVIDYAILPHVMDVETKLSRMTRWILEAETLGLPYAFRIGRIDYPTAIGAAHQQACLQALALYEGSL, from the coding sequence ATGAAATTTCCGTTCAGGCCACGCGAGGGAGAACCCGAAATCGGCGAGGTATATCTAGGCCAAAGACGCGTCTACATCATGCCCTCCCGCCCCGGTTGTGCGTTCCTCGTGATTTTGTTGCTACTGTTCATCGGCGCCATCAATTACAACCTCAGCCTGGGTTTCGCGCTGACTTTTGTACTGGCGGCATGCGCAGTGATCGATATGCATCTAACTTTCCGGAATATGGCATTTTTACATTTATCCGCAAGTCAAAACTCCCCCGTATTCGCCGGTCAGGAGGCCTTATTCACACTACAAGTGATTAACCGCCGCAAGCATCCACGATATGCAATATGGCTGGGCTTTATCGGCGCCGATTTACCTGTGATGGAGCAGCCGATTGATATCGCCTCGGCAGCATCTTGTAGCGTTGTATTGAGTACGCCTACGCTGGAACGTGGCTGGCTGGCAGCGCCGCGGGTTCGACTGCAAACCCGTTTTCCATTAGGACTTCTGCGCTCCTGGTGTTACTGGCAACCGGACGGCATAGTATTAGTTTATCCGCAACCTGAATCGCATGAATCGTCGCCTGCGCTGCCCATGACAGCACTTGCAAACACTACCGGCAACGCGACTGCCGGTCACGAAGACTTCGCCGGCGTGCGGGCCTACCAAGCCGGAGACTCTCTTAAACACTTGGCATGGCGCCAGATTGCCAAACTCAATAGCGATGGCGAAACCAGTTTGATTACGAAACATTTTGAGGGAGGCGCCGCCAGCGACTTAGTCATCGATTATGCAATACTGCCCCACGTAATGGACGTAGAAACCAAGCTATCGCGCATGACGCGTTGGATACTAGAGGCAGAAACCCTGGGATTGCCGTATGCATTCCGCATCGGCCGCATCGATTACCCGACAGCAATTGGCGCAGCGCATCAGCAAGCGTGTTTGCAAGCGCTGGCTTTGTATGAGGGCAGCCTATGA
- a CDS encoding DUF3488 and transglutaminase-like domain-containing protein — translation MSGTESNAQKASPSVAVGVKTDSWFNALPRDKSDTLLLLFACIMVLLPHIEHLPAWTSFTCAMIVFWRGAITWSGSRLPPLGLLLFVATLTMLGVYATAHTLLGREAGVTMLVLLLTLKLLEMRARRDVFVVLFLSFFLILTTFFYSQSIATAIMIVATLIVLLTAQLSFQFSGAIPPIGQRLRMGAFILALAIPLTVVLFVLFPRIQGPLWGMPGDTFSGRSGMSDSMAPGTISQLALSDDIAFRIKFIDPAPASALRYWRGAVLTNFDGRTWTRQGTATSFANSNNASMVENTSAPSGTNIRQQITMEASGQRWLFALETPQIAPILTTNPASRSHINSDGEVLSDRPISDRIRYDITSTIGLRKPTIEAASVLQQALNLPAGFNPQTVAFAAKLRSEAVTDSNIVNAVLSLFHNENFSYTLQPPLLGKNGVDDFLFSTRAGFCEHYAGAFVVLMRAAHIPARVVTGYQGGEINPVDNFMTVRQSDAHAWAEVWLPGRGWVRVDPTAAVAPERIQRSLNQVLPRSFFGGLINIGVAQNNWWNKLSVVRQNWDAISNSWNQWVLNYTPERQKSLLQSFGIDQLDWRMMVGLMFGIGALVVALVTLPLLLVRNKIAPLDKVYSAFCKRMAKLNMTRQLHEGATAYRQRLCATESPLTPQAKNAAAMFLQSYETFRYSANDGPDTVSLTSLKSQLKKLKPLLSQCR, via the coding sequence ATGAGCGGCACAGAAAGCAACGCGCAAAAAGCTTCACCTTCAGTGGCCGTAGGCGTCAAAACAGACTCTTGGTTCAATGCCCTGCCACGAGACAAAAGCGATACTTTATTGCTGCTGTTTGCGTGCATCATGGTGTTATTGCCGCATATTGAGCATTTACCTGCCTGGACCTCATTCACCTGCGCGATGATCGTATTCTGGCGCGGGGCGATTACCTGGAGCGGCAGTCGATTACCGCCGTTAGGTTTATTGTTGTTTGTAGCGACGCTGACCATGCTGGGCGTCTATGCCACCGCGCATACATTGCTAGGGCGTGAAGCGGGCGTCACCATGTTGGTCTTATTGCTGACACTGAAATTATTAGAGATGCGGGCGCGGCGAGACGTATTTGTGGTGCTATTTCTGAGCTTTTTTTTAATCCTCACGACGTTCTTTTATTCGCAATCGATTGCCACGGCAATCATGATCGTGGCGACCCTGATCGTGCTGCTCACCGCGCAACTCTCCTTCCAATTTAGCGGTGCGATACCGCCGATAGGACAAAGATTGCGCATGGGCGCTTTTATTCTGGCGCTGGCGATACCGCTGACGGTAGTTTTATTCGTATTGTTTCCGCGCATTCAAGGGCCGCTTTGGGGTATGCCCGGCGACACATTTAGCGGGCGATCCGGTATGTCTGACAGCATGGCACCGGGCACGATTTCGCAACTTGCGCTGTCGGATGATATTGCCTTCCGCATCAAATTTATTGACCCTGCGCCCGCCTCGGCTCTACGTTACTGGCGCGGCGCAGTATTAACCAATTTCGATGGCCGCACCTGGACCCGCCAGGGCACCGCGACCAGTTTCGCAAATAGTAATAACGCGTCAATGGTGGAGAATACCAGCGCGCCGTCCGGCACCAATATCCGCCAACAAATCACCATGGAAGCGAGTGGGCAACGATGGCTATTTGCATTAGAAACTCCGCAAATAGCACCAATACTAACGACCAATCCAGCCAGCCGAAGCCACATTAACAGCGATGGCGAAGTCCTGTCCGATCGGCCCATCAGCGACCGAATTCGCTACGATATAACCTCTACTATTGGCTTGCGCAAACCGACTATAGAAGCCGCATCGGTATTGCAACAAGCGCTGAATCTCCCGGCTGGCTTTAATCCGCAAACAGTTGCGTTCGCCGCTAAATTGCGGTCCGAAGCGGTGACCGACTCTAATATCGTCAACGCCGTGCTGAGCCTTTTCCACAATGAGAATTTTAGTTATACGCTGCAACCGCCATTACTTGGCAAAAATGGCGTAGACGACTTTTTGTTTTCCACTCGCGCCGGATTTTGCGAGCACTATGCAGGTGCGTTCGTGGTGCTGATGCGGGCCGCACATATTCCGGCACGCGTCGTCACCGGCTATCAGGGTGGCGAAATTAACCCGGTTGATAATTTTATGACGGTACGCCAATCGGATGCCCATGCATGGGCTGAAGTCTGGTTGCCTGGTCGCGGCTGGGTTCGCGTCGACCCAACCGCCGCTGTCGCGCCTGAACGCATCCAAAGATCATTGAATCAAGTCTTGCCACGCAGCTTTTTTGGCGGCTTGATTAATATCGGTGTCGCACAGAATAATTGGTGGAACAAACTAAGCGTCGTCCGCCAAAACTGGGATGCGATCAGCAACAGTTGGAATCAATGGGTATTGAATTACACCCCTGAACGACAAAAAAGTTTATTGCAGTCTTTTGGCATCGATCAACTTGATTGGCGCATGATGGTGGGATTGATGTTCGGCATCGGCGCCCTTGTTGTAGCGCTCGTAACGCTGCCATTGCTGCTCGTTCGGAACAAAATTGCGCCACTTGATAAGGTATACTCGGCATTCTGCAAACGAATGGCGAAGCTCAATATGACCAGACAGCTTCATGAAGGGGCAACAGCGTATCGTCAGCGACTATGCGCGACTGAGTCTCCGCTCACGCCACAGGCAAAAAATGCTGCCGCAATGTTTTTGCAGTCTTACGAAACATTCCGCTATAGCGCAAATGATGGCCCCGACACAGTTTCGCTAACGTCATTAAAAAGCCAACTCAAAAAACTCAAACCTTTGCTATCCCAATGCCGATAA
- the mltB gene encoding lytic murein transglycosylase B, producing the protein MPIKLISSVKLSPLSLPRARLSVALAIAALSAACAVTPPATTVSPVTTAAPATLPGTTASAPAVVPPPRLVDSGIAPSNNDNSEYANFAQWKTVSSFIDEMVTKNGFTRSELEAVFNKTRFVESAIQLMKPGPPGKPKNWGVYRARFVEPVRINAGVKFWNTYADALARAEAQYGVPAEIIVGILGVETVFGRNTGNFRVMDAITTLAFDYPNTPTREARMAFFRKELENTLLFARESNIDPFSLLGSYAGAIGWPQFMPSSIRQYAVDFDGDGKIDLRKSPVDAIGSVAHYLQVHGWKRGEPIVFPATVSTDTSSENRWQAFIGQGLEAKFSLDELTAAGVVPTSSLASSAAGSKLFGLVDLQNGTAPTEHWLGTDNFFAITKYNRSFFYAMSVIDLGRAIRVARGG; encoded by the coding sequence ATGCCGATAAAACTTATCTCTAGCGTCAAATTGTCTCCACTTTCGTTGCCCCGCGCCCGACTTTCCGTTGCGCTTGCCATCGCTGCCTTGTCCGCTGCTTGCGCTGTAACGCCACCGGCGACTACAGTGAGTCCAGTCACGACTGCGGCACCTGCAACTTTGCCAGGTACTACAGCAAGCGCTCCTGCCGTAGTACCGCCGCCAAGGCTGGTAGACTCAGGCATTGCACCTTCCAACAACGACAATAGCGAATACGCTAATTTTGCCCAATGGAAGACCGTTTCTTCTTTCATTGATGAAATGGTGACTAAAAATGGTTTCACCCGCTCCGAACTCGAAGCGGTATTCAACAAAACCCGTTTTGTCGAAAGCGCCATTCAGCTGATGAAACCGGGACCACCGGGCAAACCAAAGAATTGGGGCGTTTATCGTGCACGTTTCGTTGAGCCGGTCCGTATTAACGCTGGCGTCAAATTCTGGAATACCTACGCCGATGCATTGGCGCGAGCCGAAGCCCAATATGGCGTGCCAGCAGAAATCATCGTTGGCATTCTGGGAGTGGAGACAGTTTTCGGTCGCAATACCGGCAATTTCCGCGTGATGGATGCCATTACGACACTGGCCTTCGATTATCCAAATACCCCCACGCGTGAAGCACGCATGGCATTCTTCCGCAAAGAACTAGAAAATACCCTTTTGTTCGCGCGTGAGTCGAATATCGATCCGTTCTCGCTGCTAGGCTCTTATGCGGGCGCGATAGGTTGGCCGCAATTTATGCCAAGCAGTATTCGTCAGTACGCTGTAGATTTTGATGGCGATGGCAAAATTGACTTGCGTAAATCGCCGGTCGATGCGATTGGCAGTGTTGCGCACTATCTGCAAGTGCATGGCTGGAAAAGAGGCGAGCCGATTGTTTTTCCAGCAACGGTATCCACTGACACCAGCAGCGAAAATCGCTGGCAGGCATTTATTGGCCAAGGTCTGGAAGCCAAATTCTCGCTGGATGAATTAACTGCTGCAGGCGTGGTGCCGACGTCGTCTTTAGCTAGTTCGGCCGCCGGCAGCAAACTATTTGGATTAGTGGATTTGCAAAATGGCACAGCGCCAACCGAACATTGGCTAGGCACGGATAATTTCTTCGCCATCACCAAATACAATCGTAGCTTCTTTTACGCCATGTCGGTGATTGATTTGGGACGTGCGATACGTGTCGCACGTGGCGGTTAA